In Myxococcus virescens, a single window of DNA contains:
- a CDS encoding ISNCY family transposase (programmed frameshift) — MTENHRRRCSACGGPAPADYRARRNVLTLEAVVALKVQVRVCHRKGCPLYLKPVRAEEEGRWALPDHEFGLDVIALIGALRYHEHRSVPEIHAVLRARGVSISERSVTNQLDRYDELLALRMTDSRRLQQVTRQQGRVVLAMDGLQPEVGHEVLWVVRDCLSGEVLAARSLLGSGEAELVPLLQEVHAALAVPIAGVVSDGQRSIRNAVASALPGVPHQLCHFHYLREAARPLYEADRHAKKLLKSHVRGVRVIERAVEGRQDAQAQAVRGYCAAVRSALTDDRRPPLKPSGLELHRRLRAIEASLRRGRKRGARAREMNRLRLLLRRGLMQTARMWPPLKAAFRWVERVAEFLTNASGEKGCHVKRRMAGLVGALEDAVRRTRAPHRAALAHFLLETRRYWLGLFHCYDVPGLPRTDNDLEHLFGSCRYHERRASGRRRGSEGLVVRGQVRVVAAVATRLAPTAGAELAPKDIIAWRNLRASLRRRQHARILGRRFRANPNAYLAAIERELRRALPA; from the exons TTGACAGAGAACCATCGACGGCGGTGCTCCGCGTGCGGAGGGCCCGCCCCAGCGGACTACCGGGCACGGCGGAACGTGCTGACGCTGGAGGCGGTGGTCGCCCTTAAGGTGCAGGTGCGAGTGTGCCACCGGAAGGGTTGCCCGTTGTACTTGAAGCCCGTGCGTGCCGAAGAAGAGGGCCGGTGGGCGCTGCCGGACCATGAGTTCGGCCTGGACGTCATCGCCTTGATTGGGGCACTGCGCTACCACGAGCACCGCAGCGTCCCGGAAATCCATGCAGTTCTTCGCGCACGGGGCGTCTCCATTTCCGAGCGCAGTGTCACCAACCAACTCGACCGGTACGATGAGTTGCTGGCACTGCGAATGACAGACAGCCGGCGACTGCAGCAGGTGACACGTCAACAGGGCCGGGTGGTGTTGGCCATGGACGGCTTACAGCCCGAGGTGGGCCATGAGGTGTTGTGGGTGGTGCGCGACTGCCTCTCCGGCGAGGTGCTGGCAGCCCGTAGCTTGCTGGGCAGTGGCGAGGCGGAGTTGGTCCCGCTGCTCCAGGAGGTGCATGCGGCGCTGGCGGTGCCCATTGCCGGAGTCGTCTCGGATGGCCAGCGCTCCATCCGCAACGCGGTGGCCTCGGCGCTGCCTGGGGTGCCTCACCAACTCTGCCACTTCCACTACCTGCGTGAAGCGGCCCGCCCCCTCTACGAAGCGGACCGGCACGCCAAGAAGCTGCTGAAGAGTCATGTGCGAGGAGTGCGGGTTATCGAGCGCGCCGTCGAAGGGCGCCAGGACGCCCAAGCACAGGCCGTCCGTGGCTACTGCGCCGCGGTGCGCAGCGCCTTGACGGACGACAGGCGCCCGCCCCTGAAGCCCTCCGGCTTGGAGTTGCACCGGCGACTGCGAGCGATTGAAGCGAGTCTCCGCCGGG GCAGAAAAAGGGGGGCGCGCGCCAGAGAAATGAATCGGCTGCGCCTGCTATTGAGGCGCGGTCTGATGCAGACGGCGAGGATGTGGCCACCATTGAAGGCGGCCTTCCGGTGGGTAGAGCGAGTCGCCGAATTCCTCACCAATGCCTCCGGCGAGAAAGGCTGTCACGTCAAAAGGCGCATGGCCGGCCTTGTCGGCGCACTGGAGGATGCCGTGCGACGCACCCGCGCCCCCCACCGCGCGGCGCTGGCCCATTTCCTCCTGGAGACGCGTCGCTATTGGCTCGGCCTCTTCCATTGCTACGACGTACCCGGCCTGCCTCGCACGGACAATGACTTGGAGCACCTGTTTGGCAGTTGCCGCTACCACGAGCGCCGGGCCTCGGGCCGGCGCCGCGGAAGCGAGGGCCTGGTGGTGCGCGGACAGGTGCGAGTCGTCGCCGCAGTGGCGACCCGACTTGCCCCCACTGCCGGCGCGGAACTGGCCCCCAAAGACATCATCGCGTGGAGGAATCTGCGTGCCTCCCTTCGAAGACGGCAACACGCGCGAATCTTGGGCCGTCGATTCCGGGCCAATCCGAACGCCTACCTCGCAGCGATTGAGCGGGAGCTCAGGAGAGCTTTGCCGGCGTAG
- the istB gene encoding IS21-like element helper ATPase IstB: protein MSAYDELVPVLKKLRLSGLLQSLEVRCREAADANLSLTEFLYRLLADEVERRDGKQLDVRMRRAAFERPSTLEDFDFSFNTSVPRTKVLELGTCAFVERHENVLVVGPAGVGKSHLAQALGQRACRAGHAVLYVSAHDMLTQLRASRADNSYERRLLRFTTPTLLIIDDLGLRPLTGEEGIDLYEIVRRRYERAATCITSNRALEEWPPLFGDALLASAAMDRLLHHAHVLTIEGDSYRNPPPAKRTRAPRAAQVETIAR from the coding sequence ATGAGTGCTTATGACGAACTCGTCCCCGTGCTGAAGAAGCTGCGCCTGTCCGGGCTGCTGCAGTCCCTCGAGGTGCGCTGCCGCGAGGCGGCCGACGCAAACCTGTCGCTGACGGAATTCCTCTACCGACTGCTCGCCGACGAGGTGGAGCGGCGCGACGGCAAGCAGTTGGACGTGCGCATGCGCCGTGCCGCCTTCGAGCGGCCCAGCACCCTGGAGGACTTCGACTTCTCCTTCAACACCTCCGTCCCTCGTACCAAGGTGTTGGAGCTGGGCACCTGCGCCTTTGTCGAGCGGCACGAGAACGTGCTGGTGGTGGGCCCGGCGGGCGTCGGCAAGAGTCACCTCGCCCAGGCGCTGGGCCAGCGTGCCTGTCGCGCCGGCCACGCCGTCCTCTACGTGAGCGCCCACGACATGCTCACGCAGTTGCGAGCCTCACGCGCTGACAACAGCTACGAGCGACGCCTCCTGCGCTTCACCACTCCAACCCTGCTCATCATCGACGACCTGGGACTGCGGCCACTCACGGGCGAGGAGGGCATCGACCTGTACGAGATTGTCCGCCGTCGCTACGAGCGCGCGGCCACTTGCATCACCTCCAATCGCGCCCTGGAGGAGTGGCCGCCGCTATTTGGTGACGCACTGCTGGCCAGCGCCGCGATGGACAGGCTGCTGCACCACGCCCATGTCCTCACCATCGAGGGCGACAGCTACCGCAACCCACCGCCCGCCAAGCGCACCCGCGCACCGCGCGCGGCCCAGGTCGAGACCATCGCACGCTGA